The Arachis hypogaea cultivar Tifrunner chromosome 19, arahy.Tifrunner.gnm2.J5K5, whole genome shotgun sequence genome has a window encoding:
- the LOC112778113 gene encoding zinc finger BED domain-containing protein RICESLEEPER 2-like, with product MVPNPNYFSVSTATTPPLSAQQPTISATPPPTTNTAAPKFFHGNQPVDAPPPPPITRLTIGVANGPKPAGRCRCWSQSWAPGSCPLTVGLALWVSLSVFITVTPLLLASSVLVLVSSGKLGFMVDNGYLIISDADSEIIQNFHADSEIVCCFLCENMNSETVSNLVTAGAGSEAAPVEVDEPSSKRLRPATSDVWNFFKNLGLDKDGVERFECKGCKKVFKAGDIGQTIAELQLKMGALKIDSGVARDMFASYVVAGDKPFNMVDDRRFRNWVKYISPTLKLLSRNTVKADIVKVHKREAAKLKKILVSIPNRICLTSDHWTSSTNEGFICLTAHFVDENWKLQSKILNFCHMPPPHIGFDLSSKIFTLLNEWKIDKEIFSITLDNASSNDTCVEHLKSTLDVHGSLLCDGELFHVRCSAHILNLIVQDGMKICGDAVHKIRDSTKYLRKSESRMVKFKECFQDIEGLEYTTALYLDVPTRWNSLYAMLASAIPYKKAFEMYKVKEAGFREYCPSSDEWRRTKKICDFLLPFYETTKLMSGTSYPTSNLYFLQVWQIQLILMNSLKNDEVLIRNMGEQMMIKFKKYWEEYSVILAFGAVLDPRFKLNTLVHCYNEIDPISAKDKVEHVKSKLYKLFEVYDHNSSTTVESSSQLPSNFSQATSSVIGTQLIKIVGKLMSRNQEAEVKSGKNQLDIYLSEATLFCNDTIIDVLQWWKDNHHRFPTLSLMARDLLSISITTVASESAFSMGSHVLNKYRSRLLSDNVEVVIYTRNWIRGYDDYEEDLDEEDIAKGEGYSSGVGSNDVIDLHEDEDEN from the exons ATGGTGCCTAACCCCAACTACTTTTCTGTATCTACGGCAACGACGCCGCCTCTATCTGCTCAGCAGCCTACTATCTCAGCGACGCCACCTCCAACGACGAACACGGCGGCACCGAAATTCTTTCACGGAAACCAGCCAGTTGATGCCCCTCCACCACCTCCCATCACACGGTTGACGATAGGGGtagcaaacgggcctaaacccgctGG CCGTTGTCGCTGCTGGTCTCAGTCCTGGGCTCCTGGGTCTTGTCCTCTCACTGTTGGTCTCGCTCTTTGGGTCTCCTTGTCTGTCTTCATCACCGTGACACCGCTGCTCCTCGCCTCCTCTGTCCTGGTCCTCGTCTCCTCTG GTAAATTAGGGTTTATGGTTGATAATGGTTATTTGATTATATCTGATGCAGATTCAGAAATT ATTCAGAACTT TCATGCAGATTCAGAAATTGTTTGCTGTTTTTTGTGTG aAAATATGAATTCTGAAACTGTGAGTAACCTTGTTACTGCTGGAGCTGGTTCTGAGGCTGCTCCGGTTGAGGTTGATGAACCTAGTTCGAAAAGGCTGAGACCAGCAACATctgatgtttggaattttttcaaaaatctcggTCTAGATAAGGATGGAGTAGAACGTTTTGAGTGTAAAGGATGCAAGAAGGTGTTTAAAGCTGGAG ATATTGGTCAGACTATAGCAGAATTGCAACTTAAAATGGGTGCACTTAAGATTGATTCAGGAGTGGCTAGAGATATGTTTGCTTCTTATGTAGTTGCTGGGGATAAGCCATTCAATATGGTTGATGATAGGAGATTTAGAAATTGGGTGAAATATATAAGTCCAACTTTAAAACTTCTTTCTAGGAATACGGTTAAGGCTGACATAGTGAAAGTTCACAAGAGAGAAGCtgcgaaacttaaaaaaattttagtttccaTTCCAAATAGAATTTGCTTAACATCTGATCATTGGACTTCCAGTaccaatgaggggtttatatgttTGACTGCACATTTTGTTGATGAGAACTGGAAATTACAAAGTAAAATTCTCAATTTTTGTCATATGCCTCCTCCTCACATAGGATTTGATTTGTCTTCTAAAATCTTTACGCTTTTGAATGAGTGGAAAATTGATAAAGAGATTTTTTCCATTACTTTGGACAATGCTTCTTCTAATGATACTTGTGTTGAACACTTGAAAAGTACTTTGGATGTGCATGGTTCATTGTTGTGTGATGGTGAATTATTTCATGTTCGTTGCTCTGctcatattttaaatcttattgtCCAAGATGGAATGAAAATATGTGGTGATGCAGTGCATAAGATTAGAGATTCTACTAAGTATCTGAGAAAATCTGAAAGTCGAATGGTTAAGTTTAAAGAATGTTTTCAAgatattgagggacttgagtataCAACTGCATTATATTTAGATGTTCCTACTAGGTGGAATTCACTTTATGCAATGCTTGCAAGTGCTATTCCATATAAGAAAGCTTTTGAAATGTATAAAGTAAAAGAAGCTGGATTTAGGGAGTATTGTCCTTCATCAGATGAGTGGAGAAGAACTAAAAAGATATGTGATTTCTTGTTACCATTTTACGAAACTACCAAGTTGATGTCTGGAACTTCTTACCCAACATCCAACTTGTATTTTTTACAAGTTTGGCAAATCCAGCTTATTTTGATGAATAGTTTGAAGAATGATGAAGTGCTTATAAGGAACATGGGAGAACAAATGATGATTAAGTTCAAGAAATATTGGGAGGAATACAGTGTTATTCTTGCATTTGGGGCAGTTCTTGATCCTAGATTTAAACTCAACACTTTGGTGCATTGCTATAATGAGATTGATCCTATTAGTGCTAAAGACAAAGTGGAGCATGTGAAGAGTAAGTTATACAAGCTCTTTGAGGTTTATGACCACAATTCCTCTACAACTGTAGAGAGTTCTTCCCAACTTCCAAGTAATTTTTCTCAAGCAACATCTTCTGTAATTGGAACTCAGCTTATTAAAATTGTTGGT AAATTGATGTCCCGCAATCAAGAAGCTGAAGTGAAAAGTGGAAAGAACCAACTTGATATTTATTTGAGTGAGGCAACATTATTTTGCAATGATACAATCATTGATGTTTTGCAATGGTGGAAAGACAACCATCATCGTTTTCCAACACTATCACTAATGGCACGAGATTTATTGAGCATTTCTATTACTACTGTGGCTTCAGAATCTGCATTTAGCATGGGTTCTCATGTTTTAAATAAGTATAGAAGTCGTTTGTTGTCAGATAATGTTGAAGTGGTGATTTACACCAGAAATTGGATACGTGGATATGATGATTATG AGGAAGATTTAGATGAGGAAGATATTGCAAAAGGAGAAGGCTATTCTTCAGGAGTTGGTTCCAATGATGTTATTGACTtacatgaagatgaagatgaaaattaa